In Candidatus Aminicenantes bacterium, the genomic window GTAGCGCAGAATGACGCCCCGGGTTCCGGAAAACTCCGCGGCGCGCCAGGTGAAAAAGATGTTTTCCCGGACCGCGAACCAGATTACCGTAATGCCGAAGACCAGGACCGCGATACGAAACAACGGTTCAAGCAGTTCCCAGTTTACCGGGCGCTTCTGCTGAACCAGCGCGGCCTCTTTGCTATACAGTGTGGACATGTTTTTGGTTTACCCCCGGGTCTGTTTCCGGAATCGTCAACGGTGACGATTGAATTATAGCAGAAAAAGATGGGTGAACACAACTTTTCCACAACAACGCAAAATAGCCGGGCCGCAACGGAGTTGCCGGAATCTATTATATGATAAGCAAACACTAAGATATTTATGATGATATTATAATAAAAAAGTTGACAAAACACAGATGGTATACTATATTAATCATGCAAGCCTGATAGGGCAAAAAATAGAACCGCTGTCAGCGGTAAAGAGGAGGCGAAAATGACTTTAGTACGATGGAGACCTTTTGGAGACCTGCTTAACATGCATGACAAAATCAATCGCTTATTCGAGGACGAATTTCTGCATGACAAGGAGCAGGGCCTGGGTGTGCGGCCATGGACTCCGGCAACCGATATCTATGAGACCCAGGAAGAGTACGTGTTCCGGCTTGAACTACCCGGCATCAAAAAGGATGAAGTCAAGGTGGAATTCGATGGAGACACCCTGACCATCACCGGCGAGCGCAGGGAAGAAAAGGATGTCAAGAAAGAGAATTTCCATCGCATTGAGCGTCGCTGCGGAACTTTCAAACGTTCGTTCAGCATTCCCAAGAATGTTGACGGCACCAAGATCGCGGCAGCCATGAAGGATGGAATCCTGGAACTGAAAGTTCCGAAAGTGGAAGA contains:
- a CDS encoding Hsp20/alpha crystallin family protein, which produces MTLVRWRPFGDLLNMHDKINRLFEDEFLHDKEQGLGVRPWTPATDIYETQEEYVFRLELPGIKKDEVKVEFDGDTLTITGERREEKDVKKENFHRIERRCGTFKRSFSIPKNVDGTKIAAAMKDGILELKVPKVEESKTKAIPISVK